Below is a genomic region from Veillonellales bacterium.
GCCACGGCGGAAACATTAGCAACTTTACCTACTATAGCATTTAAAGGACTCCCTGGATTTAACATACCTCCGTACGTTCCAGCTACTACAGCAGCCCCGGCAGTGGCCGGATGAACGCCTGCAGATATTAAAATTGGAATTAAAACGGAACCAACTGCAGCTGCCGTACCAGCTGCACTATCCATGGCAAGCATTACGAAAAATGAGATAAACGTAGTTGCCGGAATAAGAAACAATCCACTTTTTCCTAATTTCTTCGAAAACAGATTAACTAAATGTTTATCACATTCTGTCGCTTTCATAACTGTAGCAAAACCAATTACGGAAATGATTGTTTCAAATAACTGAACTTGCTTCATGGACTTGGAAAAGGCAAAAAAGTCCCTAAAGGATCTCCAAATATTGTATACATGGCCAAGCCACTCATAAAAAGAACCATGCGAGGTTCATGTCTTTTCATGAGTAAATATATCGCTATAATAAGAATAATTGAACCGCCTATAATCATACAATCTTCTCCCCTCGCTTTTTGATCAAACAGCGGCTATTTTTCGGCGTATTTATACAACAAAGCAATAATATGTTTTACCGCTTCAAAATAATCAGTAAGCACCAGGTTTTCATTAGGCGCATGATTTTTGGAACCCGGATATCCTGGTCCTAAGGCAATAATCGGCATATCCGTCCATTGGGTGAAAAATTCTCGCGGTCCTTTTCCCGGCATAGTGGGTCCAACAACAAAGGGCTTATCATAGACAATTTTTCCCGCCTCAAGAACTACATCTAAAAACGGAGTACTTGCCGGGGTTTTTGAAGGTTTACACTTGCTTAGAACATAAATTTCCACGTCTTCAAATCCACGCTTATCCAAGTGTGCTCTTAGCAAATTTACAATTTCATCAGGATCCTGATCTACGACTAAACGGAAATCTAATTTTGCCATAGCGTAACAAGGGAGAATAGTTTTCGAACCGTTGCCTGTATAACCGGAAGAAATGCCGCTAATGTTACAAGTTGGAGAATTAAACAGTCGTTTTGCATATTCGATTCCTTGCGCTTGTTTGATCAAGCTTCTAACATTCGCCCGGTTACGAACTTTTTCTGCTTCTTCAGCAAACGGAACCAATAAATCATATTCTTCTTTTGACAAATCCCGTACTGAGTCATAAAAACCATCGATTAAAATATTATCATTTAAATCTCTTAAGCTTGAAAGTGCCCCAACCAATCGCCATGCTGCACTGGGGATGACGGCAGCCATTTTAGAATGATAATCGTTGGCAGCTGCTTTTACGCGCAATTCGAGATAAAGAAGACCCTTGTTGCCCAAATAAGCTCCGGGTCTGCCCATTTCATCCTTGGCGCAGAATTCCCAAATGCAGGCATCTGCTTTTAACATTTCTTTATTTTCCAGAATAAATGGTTTTAAGTTGGGGCTGCCACTTTCTTCTTCAGAATCAATAATAAATTTCACATTGACCGGCAATTCGCCACTGCTTTGCAAAATTGTCTGGATAGCATGCAAGCGCGTAAACAGAGGACCTTTATTGT
It encodes:
- a CDS encoding M20/M25/M40 family metallo-hydrolase, whose protein sequence is MRNGPSVVYGEIKGKSDKTILFYNHYDTQPPEPFDLWISPPFEPEVRDGKMYGRGIADNKGPLFTRLHAIQTILQSSGELPVNVKFIIDSEEESGSPNLKPFILENKEMLKADACIWEFCAKDEMGRPGAYLGNKGLLYLELRVKAAANDYHSKMAAVIPSAAWRLVGALSSLRDLNDNILIDGFYDSVRDLSKEEYDLLVPFAEEAEKVRNRANVRSLIKQAQGIEYAKRLFNSPTCNISGISSGYTGNGSKTILPCYAMAKLDFRLVVDQDPDEIVNLLRAHLDKRGFEDVEIYVLSKCKPSKTPASTPFLDVVLEAGKIVYDKPFVVGPTMPGKGPREFFTQWTDMPIIALGPGYPGSKNHAPNENLVLTDYFEAVKHIIALLYKYAEK